GATGAAAAGCACACCAGAAAGGTCTAACAGTCTTGAGCATGACACATCTAACAACACAgtctcaaaatagatgaaaaaaaccCCTACCCTTTGGGGGCCCTCTTCTCTcagtcacagaaaaaaatcaaacacactGGAGAAACAGTGTCGTTAGGACTCGGGGAACTGGCAAAAGGGAGTCATTTGAACAGAAATTGCCGCCTAGAGTGGGTGGCCATTATCAAGGAGAAAGGCGCTCCGTGCACTGTGGAGAGACAAGGTAGATACAGCAGGGCTTCTGGAAGCTTCCGGACCACTCTGAGGTCGAGGGTTCTTTGGGAAGCTGATGAAACCTACAGATCCCCGCTGGACCCCAAAACTGTGCGCCTGCAGAAAACATCACAAGTAATATCAAGGGTACTGAAGGATGCCCGtgaaaatttttaagtctttgacaTAAAGAGAGGAAAGTGGGGCATCTAGAAATCACAGAAGGGAAGTCCAGAGACTGGGGCTCATCCAGTCACTGAAGCCTGAGAGCCATCCAGTCACTCAGAGGGCCATCGTGAGTCCTGCTCTTGGCCGTTGTAGGGGGCAGAATTGAGACCAGTGGGTGAAGCTCAGTCGCTAAGAAAGGCACTTCTGAGAAATGCACAGGGCATGTCATAAGGTATGGAGCTCTCTGCAACGGAAGTGGCCCAACAGAGGCAAGGTGAGGATGCCGCAGAAGGAGACCGGCCTCCAGCGGGATGCTGGACCCCATGACCTCAAGCTCCCCTTCCAGCCCCTTAGAATCCTACAGGCCAAACAGGAAAGGATCGTGGACCGGGGATACTCCTGCCTCCTGGCTTCCTTGCACAACTGTTTACTAAGCACCTAGCACACGCCAGGCGCCCTTGTAGCTGGAGATGCATCCGTGGTGTCCTGCCTCTAGTGAGGGAAAGGACAGTGAGCAGAATAACTTGAGAGGGACAAATGAGAGGTCACAGAGTGGAGACAGACACTGCCAGACAGCTGGACGGGAGCTCGTCATGAGGAGGGCAGGAAAGGGGTGATTTCTGAGCTGAGAGTGAATGACCAGAGCGAGCCCAGCACAGATGAGAGCGTTCCAGGGTAGAGACACAAGGCCGAGTGCAGGTGGGACACCGGGGCAGTCACGAGGCTGCGGGAAAGTCTTGTGTTGATCGCCTGGGAAGAGCGATCATGTGTTGGCTTAAATGAAACCCAAGCCTTTGATAGCTGAGATCTGCATAATCAGTGAGCAAGTGAAAATTAGCCCGGCTGGCAGGCAAACTGAGATAAACAAGTTTTCCAATGGGACACAGATGAAGCCAccagaacaaagaaaacaaagaaacccagGCAAGGCTGCGTCGCAGCTGCAAAAATGACTAACACTCTTCCTAGAATCGCCCAGCACAAGGCTCTTTTCCAAGACAGCCTTGAGTTCCTGGGTGGGCCCCCTCCCTTGCCGCAGCAAATCCCATAAACCCAGCGCCGGGTCCACGGGAATGTTCGTGGCGGATAAGCCTACCTGGGGGCCCGCAGCCTAATCATAGCCGTACTGGCCACCAGCTCTAGTCTTTCTGGCCCCCAGGCAGTCTGCTAAGAACTTTACACAAAATTTGTGACATTTCCTGTTGCTCTAACCCTCTGGGGTGACTATGCTATTATTACCACCTCCTTCCCAGGGAGGGGAATGAGGCTTTGGGAGGAAACGATAAAGCAGCCAAGGGGGATTTAGACCAGGCCCACCCCACAAAGGAGTTGTGTTCCCACGCTACACGTAAGCAAAGCTACTCTCGGCATTTGAGTGCCAGCGAGGGCAGGAGCTAGCACTCCGACCCAGGTCTGACCCCTAAGTGCTTGCTCTTAACCACATATTTCACCACCTTTCTGCACAGAAAACCTGTAAGTGAATTTCAGCCCTAATGCAAAATGCAAGCGGCATCCGGTCTAGTGCACGTGCGCCCAGGAGACTTACAGGATGCAAGTGCAAACACGTTCCCGTTCCCAGGGGGTACTAGGCCTTCTAAGAGAGGGCCCCCAATTTCAAACATGCCACTAGTGTCGGGAACCCGGAGTAAACGCCTTTCTTCCACTACACAGCTGTGACACTTTAAGGGGTGTCCCCAGGTCCCGGCTGGGTCTGTGGTCTCCGAGGACCCCTCCGGATGTGCAGATTCTGCGCTAGTTTGTAGAACCAACGTGTCTGAGGCAGGTGTTGGCCTTTACGGGAGTCCAAGCAAGGCTACTGCTGGCAAAATAATAGGCAGGAACTTGAGAACGTTCCATTGGTAAGTAAAATAGTCTCCTGCCCTCTGGTTTCGCAGCCCTCCAGCTGGCTCTTGCATCCCAGCCCCTCCCCGACCAAATATTACTTCCTCTCCGAAACCACCGTCTGATGTTCTTCTTCAACAAAGCTTCCGAGCCCCCCTTGTTTAGAAGAGAAGATCTCCCTTGCACAGGGAGTCAAGAGTGGCAGGAAAAACTCGGGCCCTGGGAGGATTTGATGTGCCACTGGTTCCGGGCTGCCCAGCCTTCCAGTTTCGACAGTAGGCAGGTCCTCTGAGCCTCGGCCTCGTCAGCCACACAGTGGGGTGAACACAGTCGAGACAACAGCATGGAAGCACCCAGTTTGACATCAACACCGAGGCCCGGAGGGGCTGTGTCCCTTCAACTGTCAAGCAGGCGGCACATGTCCCAGCGCCCTCCACCCCCCAACTAGACCTGACATCCAGACATCTGTGCTCCGACTGCCTTTCTGCTTGGAAAACACAGAATGGGGACACCTGTGAGTCCTGTCCTCTTCCCCAGCCCGAGTCCTGGGAGGTGACCACTCACTGTGGCCCTTGGACATCTGCTCCTCGTGCTCCCAGCTCGTAGGGCTCTGGCGTTTCACCGGGAGGCCGCAGAGCAGACCCGGAACCCGGCCAGTGGCCGAGCACAGGGGGCAACAGCGAGGCCCGTAACTGAGCCCAGTGAGAGTCCATTCACCCGACGGCAGCGAGCCCACCGACAGACACCGACACCGACACCGACACCGACACCGAGCTTTTGCAGGGAGGAATGATGGGCTACGTGTCCATACGGCCCCAATGCTCTAACGTCCTGAACTCCCAGATGGATTGCAAGTGAAGGTTTTAAAGGGCAAAACTTGGGGCAGGGGTCCCCTGAGAAAGTGGGCGCCACGGACTGCAGGCCCACGAGGTCACGTTAGAAAAGCTTCTGTTGCTGCTTCATTTGGGTCCTCAGATGGTGATGCCATCTCAAGAGGCTTGCAATGGGAaaactgtctttcttcttcttttttaattctttatttaaactcaatttagttTACAATTAATttagtattattagtttcaggggcagaatttagtggttcatcagctgcatataatacccagtgctctggatgcctgggtggctcagtggttgagcatctgcctttggctcaggttgtgatcccggggtcctgggatcgagtcccacatcaggctccccgcatggagcctgcttctccctctgcctgtgtctctgcctttctctgtgtctctcataaataaataaataaaatctttttaaaaaacgccCGGTGCTCACTATATCATgcgccctccttaatgtccaccacccagtgaccccatctcTCACCGACCCCTCCAGAtactctgtttcccagagttcagtgtctcttatggtttgcctccctcttggttttcatcttattttattttccttcccttcctctatgctcatctgttttatttcttaaatttcacatatgagtgagatcatacggtacttgtctttttctgacttatttcattagcataatatgccctagttccatccatgttgtttcgaatggcaaggtttcattccttgatggctgagtaatattccattgtgtatacataccctgtctttatccattcatttgttgatggacatctaggctgtttccatattttggctcttgtggacatggctgctatagaCACTGGGGTGCCTGTCTTTATTCTTTATGTTAGAGATTTCATCAGATACACCTGGCGACTGTATCTTTAGGATAGATACTATCTGATTAACTACTTGTCCTTCTGTTCCTGCGAagaagaagcaagcttcctgaCCCCCCCGAGCCTAGGCCTATGTGCTCCCTACTGGTCCAGCTGTGCCGGGGGATGACATGACCTGACAAGACAGGTGCTGGCTTCAGATGGTTGAGTCTGTGCTCATCTGATTCGGAGTTCCCACTCCCCCATCTAAACTCTCTGGACTTagtttccttagctgtaaaagagaaaataagactaTCTATATTATTCagtttctctaaagaaaaagcaTGTACAGATACAGACATGTAGAGTTAGGTAGATAGACAGAGATCGATCTAAGGAGGTGGCCCACATGATCACAGAGGGTGACAAGTCCCCGGAAGTGTGGCTGGCAAGCTGGAGATCCGTGAGGGCCAATGGTGTACATTCGAGTCCCAGCTTAGGACCAAAGGCAAGAAAAGACCAGTGCACCAATGCAGCAGTCAGGCGGGAATAATTCCAGCTCGGACTTCTTGTCCTATGCAGGCCTTCCAGGAACAGGATGAGGCACACGGGGAGGGCGATGTGCTTTACTCAGTCTGCAGATTCAAACGAACTTGCTCTTTGGAGACAAGCTGCTGGTGGTCACTGGACTTTGCTGGACTTCAGTGCCCGGTCCCTCCCTCCTCAGCACTTCCTCATTCTAGACCCGATTCTCCCTGGAAGAACCTAACCGAGCACGAACATGCTCAGCGAGGACGTGCACTCTCGAGTTGGCAGGGCCACTCACTTCCCCCTTCCCACCGTGTCCTCACCAGCAGGGCCCAGTCAGGGTGCCAGACAGATGAAGTGGCTTGCCCATGGTCACCCAGGGGTTGGGGCTGGAGCTGGCACAGATGTGACCGCCTGACACAGATCCCACTCTCTGTACCTGGCCAGGTGCTCTCCTCCAcaccccccacctgcccagcTACCCCCAGCTCCAGCCCGGCCCCCAGTCTCTCGCCTGGGAGACCACCGCTACACCAGCAGCTGGGGGAGCTTGGGGGACCTGGAGCAGGAGTGTGGTCTCAGGGACCAGCTCCCGGGGGCACAGACCTGCATGGGCAAGTCATGGGGGCTCAGAGAGCCAAGGGCAAGGCAGCGTGATCTGCTGTTATAGTGTAATACATCTCCTTGATCTGCGAAAAGCTCATGTTCTCATAACCACCAATCCAATGAACCAGAGAAGCCACTTGGGCTGAAGGGATCTTGACACCACAGCTTCAGGCCCCCACAGACCTCACCCAGGCTAATAATCAGCCTATAAGCACTGGTTCAGTTGTTAAACATCCAGATCCCTTCATACCAACTGGTAAATAGCTGCCCCCCATTTCCCTGCCCTTACCCCCACGTCCCCCTCTCACCTCTCACTCCTGCACACTGTGTGGCAGCAGGTGGCCTCCAGTCCTCCAGGTGGTCGGCTGGTGCCTGGCTCTACCTGTTGCAAACCATTTGGGGTCTCACTCCCGCCCAGAGCCGCTGCTAACTGAGGGCTCTCTGTCAAGCACCGGTTTTCCCCAGGCCCACTGCTGGATTCCTTCCTGGACACCTTTTCTGGACATTACACTCATTTCCAGAGTGCCTTCAGGACGCCGGGCTTCTCTCAGTGCCCTGGGACACAGAATGGGAGGGAATCTCAGAATTTAGAGCTGATGGAGGATGCAAAGCTACAGGCTGTCCCCTGCTGCCCCAGAGGTGCATTGCAGTCATCCCCATTCAACTCCTTTCTCCTGAAAAGCATTCAGCTGCCCATCACTGGGAAGTTccagaatagagaaaataaagacgGTGCCccagaatattttcttccagtgctTAGAATGCCCCCAACTCCCAGGGATCCAGGGTCTTCAGAATATAAACCACTGAGTTTATATTTTGGATAGCCAAGGTAAACCTGCTTATGTGGGATGCTTTTCCCCTGCAAATAACAATTTAGGCAGAGACCAGAAATGGCAGTCAGCAGGGGTTCCAGTCCTGGCACCCCATCTCCTGCCCATGGAACCAGCGGGGAGCATGGCTTTCTGAGCACCCAGGCTCTGCACCGAATCCAGATATGAGTGACCATCCCTCGCAAGGCTGTCGTACTTCACTGAGACGTGCAAGCACACTCTCAAACCTGAAGTGccatacaattattatttttaatgtacttatCTATCAGGGAATATTTAAATTATCTCCCAGAGCCTAGATTGGTATTGAAAACGTAGAGTCCCTAATTGCTGTAAATTGCCAAGGATGCTCGTGGGAAAAATGGGGAGTAGTTAAGTGCTAGCCAGTGAAATCATGCAAGTGCAAAGCAGTTACTAGAGCGCCTGAGACCACTACTCTCAGAAGGGCCGGGAGCCCTTCCCCCGGGGTCTGGGGACCTAGATGTCGAGAGGGTGGCCTCCATTCCCTGATAAGAGTGGCTCCCTGTACCTAAGCTGTGCTACACTATGGTTCACGCTGAGCgcttgctttccttctgggactctggAATTTGGGGACGTGCTTCTCAGAGGTGTGTACATGACTTGACCCCAGGGAAAGTCCTGGGCACGGAGACCTGCCCCGGccagtcagggcacctgggggggctcagttggttgagcatctgactcttggtttcagctcaggtcaggagcTGTGgacatgggatcgagccccgtgtcgggctccaggctcagcagggaggctgcttgagattttctccctctgccactctcctctgctcatgtgcgctctctctctctttctctcttcctgggtctctcaaataaatgaataaatctcttttaaaaacaggGCATATGAAGTCGACAACCTTCCACATGTGTTGTCACACCTCACTGCTGGGGAACCAGTGTGTCCGTGTGACTCCACAGGAGAGGCTTTAGAGGCTTGTGTTCTGGTGTCTTCCTAGCAAATCACCAACCTGGGGCTGGCCTCAGAGACCCTGACGCACAGCTTCCAGTTCTGGCAGGACCAGCTCAGCTGACGCACACATGCCTGGCTGGGGGGCAACACTGCTCTGTAGACTGCGtgtcattaaaatgtccatatctgggacgcctgggtggctcaggggttgagcgtctgcctttggctcaggtcatgatcccagggtcctgggatcgagtcccacatcggggtccccgcagggagcctgcttctccctctgcctctgtctctgcctctctgtctctcatgagtaaataaatgaaatcttttaaaaataaaataaaatgtccatatcCTTTGGCTCAGTCATCCCCTTCCGGGAATCCATCCTGGTGAAACAATTCAACAGAAAGAAGCACAAAGATATCCATCAGAGCTAATGCTAAATCCGGAAACCAAGTAAATGCCCAAGAACTGGAAAAAATGGCTAAGTGAATTGCGACACCCCAATTCTAAGAAGCTGATTAAAGTGAGAAGTATAAAGGTCATGAAGAAAAACGTGAAAAGATGTTTctgatgttaaatttttttaagctgaAGACAAAATGGTGGGTGAGTTGACAGCAAAGAAGGAGCAAACGGTAAGATCAAAAGCCACTGTTCAAAAGTGAAATGATTGGGATGACAAGGGGGTGTGGGCTGATCCACACATTACCTTGAATGTTGCTGTCCTCATAATCTCAGAACTTTCTGGGGACTTGGTAGGAGCAGCTGGGAAGGTGTGGATGGTGGCCCGGAATCCTTTGGCTTTCACCACCTTTTATGAAGCCTTGAGGGTGTCTGCAGGGGGACACCTCACCTGCACCAACAGAGGTTGGTGTTAAGCCCAAATTTTCATCTGGGAGGGGGTGGATCTCGGAGACAGGAGGAAGGCCTAAACCAGGCAGGCAAACCCAAGGCAGCCCCTGCAGGGGAAGGGGCGGGGTCTACGGGGAGGGGCGAGGCTTCTCCGGCCagccccccacacctgccccgcGGGGCGGAGCCTCACTTGGCTGGGCCAATCCTCCCAGGTTGCGACCACCTGGCCCAGTGGGACCCGGCCTGTCATTGCACACCAGAGCCCAGGCTGTAGAATTTACCAGAACCTACGGTAAAGTCCATCTTggggggaacacctgggtggctcggtggttgagcgtctgccttcagctcaggtcatgatcccggggtcctgggatcaagtcctgcatccccgcgggggggtgggggggagcctgcttctccctctgcctatgtctctgcctctctctctgtgtctttcatgaataaataaataaaatctttattaaaaaaaaatccttcttggGGATGGGAGAAATCCACTAAAATACAGCTCCAGTAGCCCCCAAATGCAGGGATTTTTGTCCTATCGTGGAGAGTTGTATGTAAAGTTACATCACAAGTTGTGGGGTGTGGAAGGGGCaatgacttgctcaaggacaCCCAGCAAGTCACAAAGCACCACAGATACCCAGAGTCCTGATTCTCTttgaggaggaggggatgggtCCCCCAGGCTGGGGCTTAGGGAGACCACCCAGAGTGGATCTGGACACTTTTCCAGGTCAGTGACTGAGGAAACGGAATGTGTTCCAGCTGGACTGGCCGGAGAGGTCTTTTTGcccccaacattttattttgaaaaatttcaaacatagaGAAACACTGAAAGTAGGTACCTTGAATACCCATATACCCATGACCTTGACTCTACAATTACACTACAacaatattttgttgtatttgctTTGTCACATTTCTATCCATCCTGCTACCATCTGTCAGTAAATGGCTTCTGAATTAAAGACTAACCCCCACAGAAGTATTCAGCCTCTACATACATCAAGCACTTGGTCATCCTGGATGCCCCTGCTGGCCTTTTGGCCTTGTCCCTTGTCTCTGGGGCTTGGGGCCAGGAGACCTGGGCTAAGGTATCTGAGCAACCGAGCTGCTCCACGCCACAGCCTGTGGTCGTCTTATGAGAGGTGTCCCTTGCCGCAGGGACTGCCCTCTGTAAACACACTCATGCGACCCCTTCCAGAGGTTTGTGGAGGTCAGATCAGAGCTGCCACTCTTCGGCAACTAGTGGGGGCCTGTCCTGGCTGCGCCGGGGCACATCCACCGAAAAGAAAATAGCCACCAGAAAAGCCTGTTCCAGGGTCCAGGGGGTTCACCCAGTTTATCTTTACTGGGAGAACTTCAAGATCACTGAAGGCCAGGCTGCATGTCCCAGCTctgggggaagaagagaagagagaggacagacagcccccaccagccccccagCCTCTGCTTTGGGACTAAACTAATGTTGTCCCAGAAGGTCACATCACTCGGCGCCACCTCCTCAGGCAAATGCTGGCCGCTGTCACCCCATCTCTGTTCCAGCCCTCGGCCCAAAGCCAGTGCGGGCCTCCCCACCGCTCACCTGGGCCATGGCCGTGGTCACTCCCTTGCTTCTTCTTTCCCGATGCTTCTTTGCCTCAGCAgcgtctctctctcccttgtgcGCTAACTCCAGGCACAGCTCCGACCAGCCCTGTGGTCCTGGGGCCCCACCCGCCAGCCTCAGACCTCGCCTCCTCCCCTCTACCTCCCCCCAATACTGGTGCTCCCTCCTGCATCCATGCTTTTCCTCCTTGCCCCAGTTTTTCCACCTGGCAAATCCTCTTGTCCTCTTCACTCCTTGGCCCCTCCTTCTGGAAAGCAGATCCAGTGCGAGCTCAGGTGCATTGGCTGACCTGTCCCCACACCCTGGGGCACCAGACATACCTCCTCGAGCAGGGCTTTGTGGGTGCTTAGTTGACGGGGAACCCGTTTTCCAGCTATACAGAGAAGGGAGCACCACGCCCAGCTGGATCGGCCCACAGAAGAGTTTCAGGGAAAGATCCGGAAATCTGCCCACATGGACAGGGACAGGGGACAGCCCGAAGCTGGGAGACCTGGCAGCAGGTGAGGGCGGCGTGTGCGAGGAGCTTAGCTGAGCCACAGCAGGAGAGGCCGGAGAGGCCCGGGGCCACAGAGCCACTCGGGCCACACTGGCTGAGAGCAGATTCGCAGCTGGAGGCTCAAAACGCGAATCCCCACCCTCCAGTTCCCCTTGATTCCTTCAGAAAATCTAAATTCAAGGCCAAGCCTCGGCTAGTAACTGCGTGGCCTGGGACAGTCACCTAATCCCGCTGGCGAGGGCCTTGGTTCCTTCCTCTGTAGAACAGAGTCCGAAATACCTGTCCTGGGGGATCCGGAGGGTTTAGCAAGATGAAGGTGGTGCTTTGTAAACCCTCCAGGTTTTTGCAGCTAGACCAGGTATGAAGGTACAGTGTCACCAGGTTCCCCTTGCTGCCACGTGCTCGCAGCCTCCTCCAACAGAGAAGCAGAGCATCGCACTGGCATCTTCTCTGTAGCTCACGAAGCACCTCCATCCACCTTCTGGTGGGAGCCCATGTCCCCAGGGGAGCTGAGCGGGTTATTATGGTCCTTTCACATGCCCCAAGCGGGGCAGAGCAGCTCAAGGCCATGCGGCAATTGGGAGGCCGCGGCCCCAACACACCCCCATCCTGTCTAGGAGCCAGGGTCTTTCCTCACTGCCCCAGAAATCAGGGCTCtggtccccctctccctcccccatgctGTTTTTGAGGTCTCCggccagggggccagggggccaggggccctggggacagagcTGAGGGGCAGCTGAGCTGGGCCTGGTACAGACGCAGAAAGTCTCTccacccgcccccctccccgggttCAGATGTCACACACACTCGGGAGCTGGCCCGTCCCCTGGACAACCGTCAACACAGGCAGAAGCTCAAAACACAGCGGCTCCAGCGCTCTCCCCGCCGACTTCAGCCACtcggagcctggggcctggggggcggcggggaggacCCCCGCCCAGGCTCAGCCCGGagcctctctctcctgtgtctctctcgatctctccacttctctgtctctctctgcctccccatcaCACCCGTACCCAtggggagcccccccacccctgggctccAGAAAACCTCGTCCGCTGGGTACCGGCTGCCCTCAACCAGGCCGCCAGCCGTAGATTCCCGCACTGCCCGAGGTGGCCCCGCGGTGGGCAGGGGTCGCCAagccccccaggccccagaaGCGGAGCGCTGGGCCCTGGGAACGAACGGTGTGCAGCGGGACCAGCTGTGGAGGGAGCTCTTGGAGGCCGAGAGGAGGGGCCAGCAGCGTTGGTGAGTGCCCTGCCTGACCCTCGGGGTCTAGGAAGCTTCTGGAAAAAGAGAGACCCATGAGAAGGAGTAAGCAGGCAAACGTGTTGGCGTCAAAGTGCTCGGGCCACGAGTTGGGGAGAACACGCCGGCCAGACTGGAGCccgagggtgggagggagaggtggcAGGGGCCAGGTGGCCCAGCGCTCACTCTGGGGTCCCATCTGCCTTTGAATAATCCCTCCAGCTGGAGCCCCAGGGAGAGACTGGGGGGCAGCAGTGGAGGGGGGGAGCCCTCACCCTCTGACCCAAGGGAGAGACATCCCTTCAGGCATCCGATCAATCCAGACATTCCTGTCAGGCTGCGATGAGGGACAACACAGGCCGACACCTGGCTCCTGGGAGCCCCCAGCTCAGGACTGGGCCACCACAAAGCCAGCCGAGAGACAAGAAATAGTGTGGCGAGTGTCATGGAGCGAGGGGTCGGTGGGCACCTTCTTTCTACAGGCTGCTCACagaggcctctctgaggaggtggccCAGAGGCTGTCGGGAAATGTGAGAAGGGGCCACGGAGAGtctggtgtttttaaaaacagaacaaaacaaagacagtCCATGTGGCTGAGGCAGTCGGCGAGGGGACAGGAGCCTCAAGATCAGacataggggacacctgggtggctcagtggttgagggcctgcctttggctcagggcatgaccccggggtcctgggatggagtctcacatcggggtccccgcagggaccctgcttctccctcagcctgtatctctgcctctctctctgcctctcatgaataaatcaataaaatattttttaaaaaaagaaacctttaaaaaaaagatcagaagtaGGAGGAACATGTCATATACTGTAAAaggtcatatttttttaaatgtaatgagaCACCATCAAGGGTTTCGAGGAAGAGCATGATGTGATCTAGCCTGAGATCTGAGAAAACTCGAGGAATGGCTTCATGGTAGCGTTATGAGAACTGCTGATGGATTAGAGTGAGAGGGTGTGTGGTGTGTCTGTGGTGTGTTGGTGTATtgaggtgtgtgcatgtgtgtggtgtgGGGGGAGATGTGAGGCATGGGGGTGTggcaggtgtgtgtatgtgtgtgtggtgtgtatgatATGTGCACAGGATGTGTGTGGgggaagttgtgtgtgtgtacacatgtggtgtgtgtgtgtggtgtgtaagGGGGTGGGGGTATAGGGTGTATGTGTGTCCATATGTGGTGTGTGGGCTGTGAGACTGGAGGGtgttgtggggtgtgtgtggtgtTGGTGTGGaggatgtgtgtatgtgagatgtgtggaggggtgggggtgtatGGAGTGAGGGTGTGCGTGTACAGTGTGCACAGTGTGTGGGGTATGTGTGTGGTGTTTACGGAGTGTTGGTGTGAAGgttgtgtgtggtatgtgtgggGGTGTGTACGTGTGCTGTGTGGGGGggtgtgtttggggtgggggtggggtgtggagggTGAATGTGTGTGGGGTATAGGGTTATGTGTGGGGGGCGTATGTGTATGGTGTGTGGTGTGGAGGGGTATGTATGTGGTGTGCGTGTGGCATTGGTGTGGAGGGTGTGTGTacgtggggtgtgtgtgtatgtgtggtgtgtggaGTGTtggtgtgtgtggtatgtgtgtaggGTGTGTGGTGTGTGAGGTGTTGGTGTGGAGGAGGTGTGTACCTGCTGTGTGTGGTGGGGTGAGGGTGTGTGTGGTgcgtgtggggtgtgggggggtgtaggcaggggttggggtgcaGGGGACACTTAAAAGGAAGGGCTGTCGACACAGTAAGGAGCCTGGGGAGAGCAGGAGCCGGAGACCTGagcagaggtgggagtggggtccgggtccgggtccgggtccgaGTCGCCGCGAGGACCGTGGGAGGAGCGCCCTGCGGGGCTGGCGGGAGGCCGCCCAGGAGGCCGCTGAGCATCAGCAGTCAAGAGCTGGACGCGGGACCAGGGGACAGAGGGCCGGGAGGCGGCCGGCATCACGGGAGGGACAAGGGCAGCGAGTGACCGCTAAGGGACGTGGGGTCGCTCTAGGGGGTGACGAAAGGCCAGTGCCGGCCACGACTCTGAATATGTGGGAACCGGCTGGACCATCCCCCTACAGGGGTGACCCTCACAACCTGCGTGTGCCCCCAGCGAGGAGGGGCCTGAGAACCTGGCGCTGGGACCCCTGGGCTGTCCCTGGAAGGGGCCTCGTGTCCCCGGAGACAAGGTCTT
This genomic stretch from Canis lupus dingo isolate Sandy chromosome 17, ASM325472v2, whole genome shotgun sequence harbors:
- the C17H2orf50 gene encoding uncharacterized protein C2orf50 homolog isoform X2, encoding MGSPPTPGLQKTSSAGYRLPSTRPPAVDSRTARGGPAVGRGRQAPQAPEAERWALGTNGVQRDQLWRELLEAERRGQQRWAQHWSFLKDYDPLGNKKEPVKLPEYVPLFSDTVPSSTNQVVGSRVGTPLGQTLIGMDFFFVDGVRKKKLEAELQPV